The genomic window CTATTAAATGACGTGAAATACAGGTAGTCCAAAAACTCAAGTACATATCAATCACAAATTATGactaaactaaatatttatttataacattatctacattaaaaaaattgaactacATTTTGTagagttattttgtttagtaagaattacaaaatatGTCATTAcgtaaaaggcaaaaaaatattaatttttgaaatagattattgaaatattaaaacttataaaaagtaatatcTCACGAGAGTTATATGGTGGGACGGGTttggatcgatattaatacaaatttataatatcatcaaccaaaagtaataatacggtttaaatcttgttttaatattttatcagCATCAGTTTTTTaattgtacatatataaaattattaactttaatacacaaaaaaatcgtaaaatcTAACATTATTGTctatactaataaaaaaaattgtccgTCGTACCACATGTTAAATCCTAAAATTGTacactaaattatatatatatataaggtttttatattcaaaaaaatacaaaataataggttatataataatgataatcAATTAAGCatattacattttgattttttctaaaataatatagCCCCGCGGTATATCgcaggttaaaatctagtgttcattaaaagttaaaaggctataaataaaaatagactACATAATGGgtagaattaaaaaatgatagtCTTGGAAAGACATTCCTAACAATTTGTCTAATTTAagaatggtaaaaaaaaaagtataatccATAGACGGTTTTGTCCGCTCCATCAACTTTAATCATTTCAGACCTTAGGttatattttccaaatttgaaaatcctaAACACGAAAAATAATTGATCAGACAAACTTGAAAACTtcaaactccaaaaaaataaataaataaccaaacctttttctataaaaaaatttcatatatttaatggaatatctaaaattataatgttaaCTTAACCATGGTTAACAAATTTAATCCTAGGGCTTAGATTCTGACCACctctatataacaaaaaaaaaacctaccTCTCTCGCAGCCCCCAATAAATACCTCTGCACCAggaaaacaattattttcaGTCTCCCCATTGCttatcattttctctgtttctttattcatttatgttttcgttttacattctttctaatgagtttttattttctctgtttctttattcATTTGTGTTTTCGTTGTATATtctttctaatgtttttttatttaacatcGAGTCTTAAGTTGCtcgatttatatatatacatatacatccATCTGATTGCAAATGATGAGTTAAATCACCATTGATAAAAGAAGCTCAATTGAGCAGTGTTGGCAATCAAAAACTTCCATGACTCTGATGCAAAttttgatcaagaaaaatcaaatccttgatcttttttttctgttctttctcagattttgttaattatcaCTGAATTTTGCTTTTCAAATGTATTTCTGTTTAGTCTTAATAATTCTCTGTGTATTTCTCACTAGCgtttttaaatctattttttctattaatctttagtgttttttaCTAACAAGGCTgcctaaaaataaaattgaatttgatcaAGTGCAAATTGTACTGTACAATATATAACGAATTTGATCACTATATAAGTCACAATGATGAGAAAGTGAACCAAAAAGCTTCATTCATATACACCAAGACgaaaacatgaagaagatggaatcAATCAGAAGTGGTTTTGGTGCCCCAGTAGCCGTTAAAGTGTTGATATCATTACAAATCtcataactaaacaaaaaaattaaccaacAATTTCTAAGAATCGATGTTTTATGACGCATCGTTATCGTTGTCTCCATCGAAATATTCATCATCCCTCTGGATCTGCTTATCCCGTGAACGCTCTGAAACATTCCATATAGAACATTAGTcactaagaaaacaaagggaCTAAAGTAGAGCCTTGAAGGTGGTTATCGATACTTACGATCCGCACGTACATCCGGGTTTTGTTCGTCTTCATCAAAATCCGGTATGTAGAAATCCGGTGGAACCTAAGAGATTCAAGTAAAAAAACTGATCAGTGTTAGATTGATAAAAGCATCAATTTGTCCTATGATGATCTGAGTTTACCTCCTGCATTTGTACGCTTGGAGCGTGTTGAATGTATCGCAAATTCTCCAAAATCTGCACTTTGATGGAACTGATGTACGATTTGGTATTAAGATTCTcctgttttcatttcaaacacacaaaatgattctcaatctctctttagattttgttaaAGCAATGAGGAACTATAAGTTACATAAGAGCTCCTTACAATGTGACCACCCGGtatcttcaaagaaaaatccGGCGCAAAATACTTTATGTAGTCGTTTTCAGGAATCTCTGCAGAAACAACTAACCCCTGAGCCCCCAAAGACCGCAAACATTAAACTTTCTCTaacaaatattgaaaaccTAACCATTAGGAAGTTCTGTGTCCAAAAGAATGCCAGTCTCAACGGTCCAACAACGAGCTACATTCTCCTTTGTGTATCCTCCACCTCCTGTAACCTAATAAACAATCAGAAAGAACTGACTTCGTCATCAATGAACTTAAGATTACAGAAACGcgtcatacatatatataagttgagAGATTAGATACCAGTAAGGGAAGATTGAACTTCTTCACGAATTTAACACATTCAGCATGTCCTGTGAAATGCATAGAGAAAGCCATTTCAAAACCCGATTCGCAAAGAAATTAGCAAACGGgagattgaaagagagaaagagattttgattacaagaagaaaaagcacCATCAATAGAGAGATTAAAGCATCCTAGTCGATCCCTGGCTAGTGAATCTGCCCCGCATTGAAGAACAATTGCACCCGGTTGATATATCTCAACAACCTTGGATATTATCTAGAGATCAAAGGAAATGATGAAACACAAATAAACGGTGAACGCATCGAgaatttttcattgtttttagtTAAAGAACTTACAGTCCTGAAAAGACGGTTGAAACTACTGTCATCGATACCATCCTTCAGCGGCACATTAATGGCGTAAAAtttcccttctctttctcctatttcctttttaaagaaaaaacatcaCAATGACAATTCAACCAAACACATTGAAACCGTCCTCACAAATCAGGAAAATGAATTCTGAATATTACCTTAACATCGCCTGTCCCTGGAAAGAACTTATCCCCAAACTTATGAAAGCTAACAGTCATTACTCTACCAccacaaaatttaaagatattgGCAATCAGTTTCTATAGTAACAGCTTTCGAGAAGTAGTGTTATGGATTTGTAACTGTACCTGTCAGTGAAGTAAAACGCTTCTTCAACCCCATCACCATGATGAACATCTATATCTATGTATAGAACACGGGGATGGTGTTTTAACAACTCAAGAATTCCTAGCACGAGATCGTTGATGTAGCAAAACCCAGATGCATCACATTTTTTGGCATGGTGCAACCCGCCCGCCCAATTTATAGCAATGTCACAGAGTTTGTTGTTTAACCTGCGTGCAGCATCTATAGACAAAATTCTCGGTCAGTCGTTTCTCTAAAGTGACAAGCAAACATGAATACCAACTGTGTATATTTACCTATGGTTCCGCCGGCGTAAAGTTgacaaaattcaaacaaatctTCAAAGACAGGACAATCCTCTCCCAGATTATCTGCAACACAGTAACTTAATTTCAGCTTAACATGtagattacaaaaacaaattaatgaaGACACAAAACTTACATCTAGCCATTTCATTGGGGAACAAGTTCTGGTTTTCTGGATTAATTCGTTGCAGGAACTCTACATAGTCAGGAGAATGGAACTGAGCCATCTCGATAGGATATGCTTTGTGTGGACGCTGAAACAATAGAGAACATATACAGATTTCAATCGAGATGTACCGTGatatcataaacaaaaagaataaaaggatcaagaacaaaaacaagaaacatatatgATGAGCAAGAGACACTAACATAAACTTCCATCTTGCTATGCAGGCCATATGCAAGGATAAGATGATGGGTCATACAAAGCCTGTGAGGTTTCATCGGGTGATTCGGACCAAAATAGACACTCCCCACATCCCCtgcaacccaaaaaaaaacattcagcATAACATCACAATCTCATATAAACTGCCTCAAAGGCTCCAATCATCAACAAGAATATAATCTGAAACTCGCATCAGAGTTTGAATCATGCAGAAAATCTGAAGTACGAAAATGAAAGTTATATAACTATCAAGTCTATAAAAGTTTCTCAGAGAGGAATCTCGAAAGAACACAATTTCAAACATTATATGCAATGCcaaatttaacaaaagttCTAGGGTTTCATATTTTAGCAAAGAAATAACAAAGACTTGACCAAACCAATCAAAGAAGTCAACTTCACAGGTACTAGAGTCGTCTTCACCACAAGAAGGCTTCTATCTTAAGCTTAAACTCAGGCCAAAGAATCgaaaaaatcagaaacttcACCTAAAACCCTTGttcttttcatcaaaaacCCTACTCAATTCTGGAGTATTTCCAAACTAATCGTAACCCTTTACTTATTCTAGACTATAGATATGAAAGATTTCACCTTTCGATGCATCGATTGAGcaataaagacaaaaactagTGCGGTTCAAGTGGATAAAACTTGCTCAAGAGTTACATCAATCTCAAGGATTTTGGAGTTTCTTTAccataaataaagaagaaaagggaaagaaaTGAATATACCATCATAAAAGTAAGAGATTTTGTCCTTGGAACGCATctcttaaagaagaaaagacacGAAGATCGTACGAAATCAATCTTAAAGAAAGATTATACAGAGATATTTCAGGTCTGCTTAGATTCAGTAGAGAGATGAGACGATTTCTTCATTGATGAAGTCGCAGAGATTTCACGATTCTCCGGCGGAGCCGAGAAGAGAGCAGCAACGAAgcgaaaagaagaagagagaagagaagaacaaggGGAGAGTCAAAAGtgaaacgatgtcgttttagTGTTCTGATGACATGACAGATGACGTCATTTAAAGTGTATTTGATAAAAAGCGGTTTTGACTCATGGTTTTATAATACCAGACCGGTAGCTTTCCAT from Arabidopsis thaliana chromosome 3, partial sequence includes these protein-coding regions:
- the HDA9 gene encoding histone deacetylase 9 (histone deacetylase 9 (HDA9); FUNCTIONS IN: histone deacetylase activity; INVOLVED IN: histone deacetylation; LOCATED IN: nucleus; EXPRESSED IN: 23 plant structures; EXPRESSED DURING: 13 growth stages; CONTAINS InterPro DOMAIN/s: Histone deacetylase (InterPro:IPR003084), Histone deacetylase superfamily (InterPro:IPR000286); BEST Arabidopsis thaliana protein match is: histone deacetylase 1 (TAIR:AT4G38130.1); Has 8723 Blast hits to 8511 proteins in 1453 species: Archae - 219; Bacteria - 3191; Metazoa - 1512; Fungi - 548; Plants - 472; Viruses - 0; Other Eukaryotes - 2781 (source: NCBI BLink).), which gives rise to MRSKDKISYFYDGDVGSVYFGPNHPMKPHRLCMTHHLILAYGLHSKMEVYRPHKAYPIEMAQFHSPDYVEFLQRINPENQNLFPNEMARYNLGEDCPVFEDLFEFCQLYAGGTIDAARRLNNKLCDIAINWAGGLHHAKKCDASGFCYINDLVLGILELLKHHPRVLYIDIDVHHGDGVEEAFYFTDRVMTVSFHKFGDKFFPGTGDVKEIGEREGKFYAINVPLKDGIDDSSFNRLFRTIISKVVEIYQPGAIVLQCGADSLARDRLGCFNLSIDGHAECVKFVKKFNLPLLVTGGGGYTKENVARCWTVETGILLDTELPNEIPENDYIKYFAPDFSLKIPGGHIENLNTKSYISSIKVQILENLRYIQHAPSVQMQEVPPDFYIPDFDEDEQNPDVRADQRSRDKQIQRDDEYFDGDNDNDAS